Proteins encoded within one genomic window of Felis catus isolate Fca126 chromosome C1, F.catus_Fca126_mat1.0, whole genome shotgun sequence:
- the NKAIN1 gene encoding sodium/potassium-transporting ATPase subunit beta-1-interacting protein 1 isoform X2: MQPGWCSGLAGMHLSSASTWRSDSCPRPLCPQDRDFIMTFNTSLHRSWWMENGPGCLVTPVLNSRLALEDHHVISVTGCLLDYPYIEALSSALQIFLALFGFVFACYVSKVFLEEEDSFDFIGGFDSYGYQAPQKTSHLQLQPLYTSG, translated from the exons aTGCAGCCTGGCTGGTGCTCTGGGTTGGCTGGAATGCATTTATCATCTGCTTCTACCTGGAGGTCGGACAGCTGTCCCAG gcccctctgcccccaggacCGGGACTTCATCATGACCTTCAACACGTCCCTGCACCGCTCCTGGTGGATGGAGAATGGGCCAGGCTGCCTAGTGACACCTGTCCTGAACTCCCGCCTGGCCCTGGAAGACCACCATGTCATCTCTGTCACCGGCTGCCTGCTTGACTATCCCTACATCGAAGCACTCAGCAGTGCTCTGCAGATCTTCCTGGCT CTGTTCGGCTTTGTGTTCGCCTGCTACGTGAGCAAAGtgttcctggaggaggaggacagcT TCGACTTCATCGGTGGCTTTGACTCCTACGGAtaccaggcgccccagaagacgTCGCATTTACAACTGCAGCCTCTGTACAC GTCGGGGTAG
- the NKAIN1 gene encoding sodium/potassium-transporting ATPase subunit beta-1-interacting protein 1 isoform X1, which produces MGKCSGRCTLVAFCCLQLVAALERQIFDFLGYQWAPILANFLHIMAVILGIFGTVQYRSRYLILYAAWLVLWVGWNAFIICFYLEVGQLSQDRDFIMTFNTSLHRSWWMENGPGCLVTPVLNSRLALEDHHVISVTGCLLDYPYIEALSSALQIFLALFGFVFACYVSKVFLEEEDSFDFIGGFDSYGYQAPQKTSHLQLQPLYTSG; this is translated from the exons GTGGCTGCACTGGAGAGGCAGATCTTTGACTTCCTGGGCTATCAGTGGGCTCCTATCTTAGCCAACTTCCTGCACATCATGGCCGTCATCCTGGGCATCTTCGGCACCGTGCAGTACCGCTCCCGGTACCTCATTCTG taTGCAGCCTGGCTGGTGCTCTGGGTTGGCTGGAATGCATTTATCATCTGCTTCTACCTGGAGGTCGGACAGCTGTCCCAG gacCGGGACTTCATCATGACCTTCAACACGTCCCTGCACCGCTCCTGGTGGATGGAGAATGGGCCAGGCTGCCTAGTGACACCTGTCCTGAACTCCCGCCTGGCCCTGGAAGACCACCATGTCATCTCTGTCACCGGCTGCCTGCTTGACTATCCCTACATCGAAGCACTCAGCAGTGCTCTGCAGATCTTCCTGGCT CTGTTCGGCTTTGTGTTCGCCTGCTACGTGAGCAAAGtgttcctggaggaggaggacagcT TCGACTTCATCGGTGGCTTTGACTCCTACGGAtaccaggcgccccagaagacgTCGCATTTACAACTGCAGCCTCTGTACAC GTCGGGGTAG